The Pseudobacteriovorax antillogorgiicola genome has a window encoding:
- the gdhA gene encoding NADP-specific glutamate dehydrogenase produces the protein MNSVDSIERFMSGLEKRNPGESEFHQAVEEVARDVMPFVADHEAYQQEGILERMTEPDRIVIFRVCWVDDKGHVRANRGYRVQFNQAIGPYKGGLRFHPSVNLSILKFLGFEQIFKNSLTSLPVGGAKGGANFNPKGKSDREVMRFCQAFMMELHRHIGPDVDVPAGDIGVGSREIGYLYGQYKRLANTHTGAITGKSIDFGGSHVRKEATGYGCVFFVENMLNHVSDGLEGKTCVVSGSGNVAIYTAEKLISKGAKVVTLSDSDGFIYDENGIDDEKLAWVIKLKMERRGRIREFAEEFGVEYIAGKGPWAVPCDLAFPSATQNEISEEDAKTLVKNGLQGLGEGANMPVERSAVKVFQNAEVLYAPGKAANAGGVAVSAMEMTQNSMRLSWSRDELESKLQGVMKNIHDNCVTYGSSEQNSKKVNYVKGANIAGFKRVADAMVAYGVT, from the coding sequence ATGAACTCGGTCGATAGTATTGAAAGATTCATGAGTGGCTTAGAAAAGCGAAACCCAGGGGAATCAGAGTTCCATCAGGCGGTTGAAGAGGTTGCCAGGGATGTGATGCCGTTCGTTGCAGACCATGAAGCGTATCAGCAAGAAGGTATTCTTGAGCGAATGACTGAGCCAGATCGTATCGTGATCTTCAGAGTTTGCTGGGTAGATGATAAGGGACATGTTCGCGCGAATCGAGGTTATCGAGTTCAGTTTAATCAAGCCATTGGGCCGTATAAAGGAGGTCTCCGGTTTCATCCCTCGGTGAATCTCAGTATCCTAAAATTTCTGGGGTTTGAGCAGATTTTCAAGAATAGCCTGACTTCCCTGCCTGTGGGTGGAGCTAAGGGAGGTGCTAACTTTAACCCGAAAGGTAAGTCAGATCGTGAGGTGATGCGCTTTTGTCAAGCTTTTATGATGGAACTGCACCGCCACATCGGTCCTGATGTGGATGTCCCCGCAGGAGACATTGGTGTTGGGTCCCGTGAAATTGGCTACCTTTACGGTCAGTATAAGAGATTGGCCAATACCCACACCGGAGCAATTACAGGCAAGTCTATCGATTTTGGTGGAAGTCATGTTCGTAAAGAGGCTACAGGCTATGGCTGCGTATTCTTTGTGGAGAACATGCTTAACCATGTATCCGATGGGCTTGAAGGGAAAACTTGTGTTGTATCCGGCTCTGGCAACGTAGCGATTTATACCGCTGAGAAGCTCATAAGCAAGGGCGCTAAAGTTGTGACGCTTTCTGATTCCGATGGTTTTATCTATGATGAGAACGGTATTGATGATGAAAAGCTGGCTTGGGTTATCAAGCTCAAGATGGAGCGTCGTGGACGGATTAGAGAGTTTGCAGAGGAGTTTGGTGTCGAGTACATAGCTGGCAAAGGGCCTTGGGCTGTTCCCTGCGATCTTGCCTTTCCATCAGCAACTCAAAACGAGATAAGCGAAGAGGATGCCAAAACCCTAGTAAAAAATGGACTTCAGGGTCTTGGTGAAGGTGCAAATATGCCTGTTGAAAGATCTGCCGTGAAGGTGTTTCAGAATGCGGAGGTTTTGTATGCTCCTGGAAAGGCAGCCAACGCTGGTGGCGTGGCGGTTTCGGCTATGGAGATGACCCAGAATAGTATGAGGCTCTCTTGGTCTAGAGATGAGCTAGAGAGTAAGCTTCAGGGAGTTATGAAAAATATCCACGATAACTGTGTGACTTACGGCAGCAGCGAGCAAAACTCCAAAAAGGTGAACTACGTTAAAGGAGCTAATATAGCTGGTTTTAAGCGGGTTGCGGATGCCATGGTTGCTTATGGAGTAACTTGA
- a CDS encoding 1-acyl-sn-glycerol-3-phosphate acyltransferase produces MTGWTVEGSYPDRQSIIIVAPHTSNWDFIYFLFLCMKWEKLGSVMWIGKHTLFRGPFKSILTAMGGKPVNRKKNNNIIRIVTNHLKDDPSMCFALAPEGTRSYTNHWKKGFYRMAQRSGLPIAFAFIDFKDRRIGIGPSLDVTGDQEQDWDVIRNFYRKEWAAYPDQFSDMRY; encoded by the coding sequence ATGACGGGCTGGACGGTGGAGGGCTCCTACCCGGACCGTCAATCCATCATTATTGTAGCTCCTCATACGTCAAATTGGGATTTTATCTATTTTCTATTTCTGTGCATGAAGTGGGAGAAGCTCGGCTCAGTGATGTGGATCGGCAAACACACTTTGTTTCGCGGCCCATTCAAGTCCATCTTAACCGCTATGGGCGGCAAGCCGGTGAATCGCAAGAAAAATAATAACATCATTCGCATTGTTACAAATCACCTAAAAGACGATCCCTCCATGTGTTTCGCCTTGGCTCCAGAAGGTACGCGAAGCTACACAAATCACTGGAAAAAAGGCTTTTACCGAATGGCCCAGCGAAGTGGTCTGCCCATTGCCTTCGCCTTTATCGATTTCAAGGATCGACGGATCGGGATCGGCCCCTCTCTCGATGTGACGGGTGACCAAGAGCAAGATTGGGACGTGATCCGAAATTTTTACCGCAAGGAGTGGGCCGCTTACCCAGACCAATTCAGCGATATGCGCTATTGA